A portion of the Nitratidesulfovibrio termitidis HI1 genome contains these proteins:
- the murA gene encoding UDP-N-acetylglucosamine 1-carboxyvinyltransferase — protein MDKLVIQGGVPLRGAIAVSGSKNAALPILMASILAEEPITYTNVPRLRDIFTTNKLLAILGCPAEFDGHTVTVTPCDLKPEAPYDLVKTMRASVLCLGPLLARLGEARVALPGGCAIGARPVDLHLTALEKMGATFDLESGYIQGHCKKLHGAHIHFDFPTVGGTENLLMAATLAEGETILENVAREPEVVDLANFLIACGARIEGHGSGIIKVQGVPRLGGCEYRIMPDRIEAGTFMVAAGITGGDLLLTDCPFEELEAVIAKLRDMGLIIEREGARDVRVTHNGHLRARDVTTRPYPGFPTDMQAQIMALMTIASGAGVVEETIFENRFMHVPELVRMGADVKLSGHSAMVRGVQKLIGAPVMASDLRASASLVLAGLAAHGETHVQRIYHLDRGYERIEEKLNAVGARITRMPE, from the coding sequence ATGGACAAGCTCGTCATCCAAGGCGGCGTGCCCCTGCGCGGCGCCATCGCCGTCAGCGGTTCCAAGAACGCCGCCCTGCCCATCCTGATGGCCTCGATCCTGGCCGAAGAACCCATCACCTACACCAACGTGCCGCGCCTGCGCGACATCTTCACCACCAACAAGCTGCTGGCCATTCTGGGCTGCCCGGCGGAATTCGACGGCCATACCGTTACCGTCACCCCGTGCGACCTGAAGCCGGAAGCGCCCTACGACCTGGTGAAGACCATGCGCGCCTCGGTGCTGTGCCTTGGCCCGCTGCTGGCACGCCTGGGCGAGGCCCGCGTGGCCCTGCCCGGCGGCTGCGCCATCGGCGCGCGCCCCGTGGACCTGCACCTGACCGCGCTGGAAAAGATGGGCGCCACCTTCGACCTGGAATCCGGCTACATCCAGGGCCATTGCAAAAAGCTGCACGGCGCGCACATCCACTTCGACTTCCCCACCGTGGGCGGCACCGAAAACCTGCTCATGGCCGCCACCCTGGCCGAGGGCGAGACCATACTGGAAAACGTTGCCCGCGAGCCGGAAGTGGTGGACCTGGCCAACTTCCTCATCGCCTGCGGGGCCAGGATCGAGGGGCACGGCTCCGGCATCATCAAGGTGCAGGGCGTGCCGCGTCTTGGCGGGTGCGAATACCGCATCATGCCCGACCGCATCGAGGCGGGCACCTTCATGGTGGCGGCGGGCATCACCGGCGGCGACCTGCTGCTGACCGACTGCCCCTTCGAGGAACTGGAGGCGGTCATCGCCAAACTGCGCGACATGGGGCTGATCATCGAGCGCGAAGGCGCCCGCGACGTGCGCGTGACCCACAACGGCCACCTGCGCGCCCGCGACGTGACCACCCGGCCCTACCCCGGCTTTCCCACCGACATGCAGGCCCAGATCATGGCGCTGATGACCATTGCCAGCGGCGCGGGCGTGGTGGAGGAAACCATTTTCGAAAACCGCTTCATGCACGTGCCGGAACTGGTGCGCATGGGTGCGGACGTAAAACTGTCCGGCCACTCCGCCATGGTGCGCGGCGTGCAGAAGCTCATCGGCGCGCCGGTCATGGCGTCCGACCTGCGGGCCAGCGCATCGCTGGTGCTGGCGGGCCTTGCCGCGCACGGCGAAACCCACGTCCAGCGCATCTACCATCTGGACCGCGGGTATGAGCGCATCGAGGAAAAGCTGAACGCCGTGGGCGCGCGCATCACGCGTATGCCGGAATAG
- a CDS encoding hybrid sensor histidine kinase/response regulator yields MPHKAPRHLLTGIQTRLGLLITLVTTVMLVVFMVMDYTAASGKLHRDIEDFARRQAVRVARQLQVPAWNLDAVSIAAVIAAEMEDQRVYAVALFERDGTTLLGGMQRDGDWRPVPWSGAINGTINGTTNGDSGGDSLSDFITEREVLAHLGEEIGSVVVMVSPRGINDALSAMVRESAVRVTLVGVVLVVLIILILRRTVVVPVAGLALVARKVAEERNYALRAARHGRDEIGRLVDAFNTMLEQVERHERQLTVQQGELERMVRERTTALDTAQARVERASRAKSEFLAGVTHELRTPMNAVIGMVDITLGTDLAPKQREYLNLVRSSARSLLGVVNGVLDFSKLEAGRLTLESIPFRTRDLLEEVTDLFHDRLAVKDIELVVDIDTGVPPVLVGDPLRLRQILINLAANAFKFTERGEVVIRVGLADARPVTRGDADAGTEHAPEAATNGATDGTTDLARFAVPHGVGVQLAFSVRDTGIGIAPEARERLFESYSQADVSVSRRFGGTGLGLSIVRALVQLMGGDVGVESEPGRGSTFRFTARFGLPQEQEAPTPPPPQLAGKLALVAEANPACARVLARLLAQLGVRCQVAPDVAALRTGLHNGPTPVIAPEHVTDHMAGQMDTKATDHAGSAPRGGQDAHTTPTAWDFVLCGLYLPVIGSTNEGPSVPLAAPECASEQGDIPSACAASTILMHLREEGVAVPPLLVAAAMGREPDAETAARLGVLAVLIKPVKLNALREAALRAVSPEAARCAATGARDCPRPAAVLPAAASRNIGAGAATLHRPAIGSPAAPPAKAAPNKSAPARSDLSDPALHGARILLVDDNAINRAVATEMLLAAGMAVEAVPSGEAALDTLARNVRPTGVADATDVTDATDVTDARDVSFDAVLLDIQMPGMDGYQTAAAIRARNASGGLRLRPGAPVIAFTARVEGEDEEALHLAGIVGRLAKPVERQELLATLRRHLPARPAADATEPKEGAESADVGTARPALAPPQPQTANGKPATGHRPAPEDLPPSLPGLDVTSGVRRMNGKAWLYLRVLGSFVAAYSGAGEEVRALVAAAAKRPDPVGPDATAAAWRALSERAHAMAGAAGSISANEVHEAARALEHLGLLLAGDLPSGGENETDTASARHATVPSVNDLVERFDAAVRTTCRSIHTLLDTHGG; encoded by the coding sequence ATGCCCCACAAGGCTCCACGCCATCTGCTCACCGGCATCCAGACCCGGCTCGGCCTGCTGATCACGCTGGTCACCACCGTCATGCTGGTGGTGTTCATGGTCATGGACTACACCGCCGCCAGCGGCAAACTGCACCGCGACATAGAAGACTTCGCGCGGCGTCAGGCCGTGCGCGTGGCGCGCCAGCTTCAGGTGCCCGCGTGGAACCTGGACGCCGTGTCCATTGCCGCCGTCATCGCGGCGGAAATGGAAGACCAGCGGGTGTACGCGGTGGCCCTGTTCGAGCGCGACGGCACCACCCTGCTCGGCGGCATGCAGCGCGACGGCGACTGGCGCCCCGTACCGTGGAGCGGCGCCATCAACGGCACCATCAACGGCACCACCAACGGTGACTCCGGGGGCGACTCTCTGAGCGACTTCATCACCGAGCGCGAGGTGCTGGCCCACCTGGGTGAAGAGATCGGCAGCGTGGTGGTGATGGTTTCGCCGCGCGGCATCAACGACGCCCTGTCCGCCATGGTGCGCGAAAGCGCCGTGCGGGTGACCCTGGTGGGGGTCGTGCTGGTGGTGCTGATCATCCTCATCCTGCGGCGCACGGTGGTGGTGCCCGTGGCCGGGCTGGCCCTGGTGGCCCGCAAGGTGGCCGAGGAACGCAACTACGCCCTGCGCGCCGCCCGGCATGGCCGCGACGAGATCGGTCGGCTGGTGGACGCCTTCAATACCATGCTCGAACAGGTGGAGCGCCACGAACGCCAGCTGACCGTGCAGCAGGGCGAACTGGAACGCATGGTGCGCGAACGCACCACGGCGCTGGACACCGCCCAGGCCCGCGTGGAACGCGCCAGCCGCGCCAAGAGCGAATTCCTGGCCGGGGTCACCCACGAACTGCGCACCCCCATGAATGCCGTCATCGGCATGGTGGACATCACCCTTGGCACCGACCTTGCCCCCAAGCAGCGGGAATACCTGAACCTGGTCCGTTCCTCGGCGCGTTCGCTGCTGGGCGTGGTGAACGGCGTGCTGGACTTTTCCAAGCTGGAGGCCGGGCGGCTTACCCTGGAATCCATCCCCTTCCGCACCCGCGACCTGCTGGAAGAAGTCACCGACCTGTTCCACGACCGGCTGGCCGTCAAGGACATCGAACTGGTGGTGGACATCGACACCGGCGTCCCCCCGGTGCTGGTGGGCGACCCGTTGCGGCTGCGGCAGATACTGATAAATCTGGCCGCCAACGCCTTCAAGTTCACGGAACGGGGCGAGGTGGTCATCCGCGTGGGGCTGGCCGACGCGAGGCCAGTCACGCGAGGGGACGCGGATGCCGGGACGGAACACGCTCCGGAAGCAGCGACGAACGGCGCAACGGACGGCACAACGGACCTCGCACGGTTCGCTGTCCCGCACGGCGTCGGCGTGCAACTGGCCTTCTCGGTGCGCGATACGGGCATCGGCATCGCGCCGGAGGCACGCGAGCGGCTGTTCGAATCGTACAGCCAGGCGGATGTTTCGGTATCGCGCCGCTTCGGCGGCACGGGCCTTGGGCTGTCCATAGTGCGTGCACTGGTGCAACTCATGGGCGGCGACGTGGGCGTGGAGAGCGAGCCAGGCCGGGGCAGCACCTTCCGCTTCACCGCCCGGTTCGGGCTGCCGCAGGAACAGGAAGCCCCCACCCCGCCTCCGCCGCAACTGGCGGGAAAGCTGGCGCTGGTGGCCGAGGCCAACCCCGCCTGCGCGCGCGTGCTGGCCAGGCTGCTGGCGCAACTGGGGGTGCGCTGCCAGGTGGCGCCCGACGTGGCGGCCCTGCGCACGGGGCTGCACAACGGCCCGACGCCGGTCATCGCCCCTGAGCATGTGACGGACCACATGGCCGGGCAGATGGATACCAAGGCGACGGACCACGCCGGGTCCGCCCCGCGCGGCGGGCAGGATGCCCACACCACGCCGACCGCCTGGGACTTCGTGCTCTGCGGCCTGTATCTGCCGGTGATCGGCTCCACCAACGAAGGACCGTCCGTTCCCCTTGCCGCACCGGAATGCGCCAGCGAGCAGGGGGACATCCCCAGTGCCTGCGCGGCCTCCACCATTCTGATGCACCTGCGCGAGGAAGGGGTGGCCGTGCCGCCGCTGCTGGTGGCCGCGGCCATGGGCCGCGAGCCGGATGCGGAAACCGCCGCCCGCCTCGGTGTGCTGGCGGTGCTGATCAAGCCGGTGAAACTGAACGCCCTGCGCGAGGCGGCCCTGCGCGCCGTCAGCCCCGAGGCGGCAAGATGCGCCGCAACGGGTGCGCGGGACTGCCCGAGGCCCGCCGCCGTGCTGCCTGCCGCCGCGTCCCGGAACATCGGCGCCGGTGCCGCCACCCTCCATAGGCCCGCCATCGGTTCTCCCGCCGCCCCCCCGGCAAAGGCGGCCCCCAACAAGAGCGCCCCGGCCCGGTCAGACCTTTCCGACCCGGCCCTGCACGGGGCGCGCATACTGCTGGTGGACGACAACGCCATCAACCGCGCCGTGGCCACGGAAATGCTGCTTGCCGCCGGTATGGCGGTGGAAGCGGTCCCCTCGGGCGAGGCGGCGCTGGACACCCTGGCCCGCAACGTCCGCCCCACTGGCGTGGCGGATGCGACGGATGTGACGGATGCGACGGATGTGACGGACGCGCGGGATGTTTCCTTCGACGCCGTGCTGCTGGATATCCAGATGCCGGGCATGGACGGCTATCAGACCGCTGCGGCCATCCGGGCGCGCAACGCCTCCGGCGGCCTGCGGTTGCGCCCCGGCGCGCCGGTCATCGCCTTTACCGCGCGGGTGGAGGGCGAGGACGAGGAGGCCCTGCACCTGGCGGGCATTGTCGGCAGGCTGGCCAAGCCCGTGGAGCGTCAGGAACTTCTGGCAACCCTGCGCCGCCACCTGCCCGCCAGGCCAGCTGCGGACGCGACGGAACCGAAAGAGGGAGCGGAATCAGCGGATGTCGGCACTGCCCGCCCCGCACTGGCGCCACCCCAGCCGCAGACCGCCAACGGCAAGCCCGCCACGGGCCACCGCCCCGCGCCGGAAGATCTGCCCCCTTCGCTGCCGGGGCTGGACGTGACCAGCGGCGTGCGCCGCATGAACGGCAAGGCCTGGCTGTACCTGCGGGTGCTGGGCAGCTTTGTGGCGGCCTATTCCGGCGCGGGCGAGGAAGTGCGCGCTCTGGTGGCCGCCGCCGCGAAACGGCCTGATCCTGTCGGGCCGGATGCCACCGCCGCCGCATGGCGCGCCCTGTCCGAACGCGCCCATGCCATGGCGGGCGCGGCGGGCAGCATATCCGCCAACGAGGTGCACGAGGCGGCCCGCGCCCTGGAACATCTGGGCCTGCTGCTGGCGGGCGACCTGCCCTCGGGCGGGGAGAATGAAACGGATACGGCCAGCGCACGGCATGCGACCGTGCCGTCGGTAAATGACCTTGTGGAACGCTTTGACGCGGCGGTGCGCACCACCTGCCGCAGCATCCACACCCTGTTGGACACCCACGGCGGCTGA
- the murJ gene encoding murein biosynthesis integral membrane protein MurJ: MTPPTTQADPASTNPGNTAADNPALARNAATVAGATLVSRVLGYARDALTAHILGAGAGADAFFVAFRLPNLMRRLLGEGAVSLAFTPAFVRLRKQEGDARAFAFGRGVLLRALLPLALLCLAGMALAHPLALLLAPGFGAPGSSLPDVPPGVAERAAHLLRICLPYAVAATCTALCAGMLHAHGRFLPPALAPAVLNLVVMATGGLALAGFGDAATLLACGVLAGGVAQLGLQLPALHRLGLRWRAPLPPSDPQASGAARALPAGVFGASAQQLNVLACTLLASFLSEGSVTALYYAERLMEFPLGVFGVAVGVAALPALSGSSAPVGPSSPPGSFGPSTPFGPPGPSSPPGPPGTAHPHDGFRRILGDALRLSLFISLPSALGLAAVAAPLVALLFGHGAFGRQAVDATVAALLAYAPGIPAFAVTRPLLAACNARQATGAPVAAGLASVVVTLGLGALLLGPLGVAGPALAASCAAWVNMACLVLALRRGGVHVDLHPRAALLHGVLACAACLPAWWLAGAGADTAWAAPVLHPAARLALGVPLAAVLYLGLSLCCRSRDARALLRVVRSGKTG, from the coding sequence ATGACGCCACCCACAACCCAGGCCGACCCGGCCAGCACCAACCCGGGCAACACGGCTGCGGACAACCCGGCCCTGGCCCGCAACGCCGCCACCGTGGCCGGGGCCACGCTGGTGTCGCGGGTGCTGGGCTACGCGCGCGATGCGCTGACCGCGCACATTCTGGGCGCGGGCGCCGGGGCCGACGCCTTCTTCGTGGCCTTCCGCCTGCCCAACCTCATGCGCCGCCTGCTGGGCGAAGGAGCGGTGTCGCTGGCCTTCACCCCCGCCTTCGTGCGCCTGCGCAAGCAGGAAGGCGATGCGCGGGCCTTCGCCTTCGGGCGCGGGGTGCTGCTGCGCGCACTGTTGCCGCTGGCCCTGCTGTGCCTTGCGGGCATGGCCCTGGCCCATCCCCTGGCCTTGCTGCTGGCCCCCGGCTTTGGCGCGCCCGGCAGCAGTCTGCCGGACGTGCCGCCGGGCGTGGCGGAACGGGCCGCGCACCTCCTGCGCATCTGCCTGCCATACGCGGTGGCCGCCACCTGCACCGCGCTGTGCGCGGGCATGCTGCACGCCCACGGGCGCTTTCTGCCCCCCGCGCTGGCCCCGGCGGTGCTCAATCTGGTCGTCATGGCCACGGGGGGGCTGGCCCTGGCCGGGTTCGGCGACGCGGCCACCCTGCTGGCCTGCGGCGTGCTGGCGGGCGGCGTTGCCCAGTTGGGCCTGCAACTGCCCGCACTGCACCGCCTGGGGCTGCGCTGGCGCGCCCCCCTGCCCCCCAGCGACCCGCAGGCGAGCGGCGCGGCCCGCGCCCTGCCCGCCGGGGTGTTCGGCGCATCCGCCCAGCAGCTCAACGTGCTGGCCTGCACCCTGCTGGCCTCGTTCCTGTCCGAAGGCAGCGTCACCGCGCTGTACTATGCGGAACGGCTGATGGAGTTCCCGCTGGGGGTCTTCGGCGTGGCCGTGGGCGTGGCAGCCCTGCCCGCCCTGTCAGGCTCTTCCGCCCCAGTCGGCCCGTCCTCTCCACCCGGCTCATTCGGCCCGTCCACCCCATTCGGCCCACCCGGCCCGTCCTCTCCACCCGGCCCACCCGGCACCGCGCACCCGCACGACGGCTTCCGCAGAATTCTGGGGGATGCCCTGCGTCTTTCCCTGTTCATCAGCCTGCCCTCGGCCCTGGGCCTCGCGGCCGTGGCCGCGCCGCTGGTGGCCCTGCTGTTCGGCCACGGGGCCTTCGGCCGTCAGGCCGTGGACGCCACCGTGGCCGCGTTGCTGGCCTATGCGCCGGGCATCCCCGCCTTCGCCGTCACCCGCCCGCTGCTGGCCGCCTGCAACGCCCGGCAGGCAACGGGCGCTCCGGTGGCGGCGGGGCTGGCGTCGGTGGTGGTGACGCTGGGCCTTGGCGCGCTGCTGCTGGGCCCGCTGGGGGTGGCCGGACCCGCCCTGGCCGCCAGTTGCGCGGCATGGGTCAACATGGCCTGCCTGGTCCTGGCCCTGCGGCGCGGCGGCGTCCATGTGGACCTGCACCCGCGCGCCGCCCTGCTGCACGGGGTGCTGGCCTGCGCGGCCTGCCTGCCCGCATGGTGGCTGGCGGGGGCAGGCGCCGACACGGCGTGGGCCGCACCGGTCCTGCATCCTGCCGCACGCCTGGCCCTGGGGGTGCCCCTGGCCGCCGTGCTGTACCTGGGCCTTTCGTTGTGCTGCCGCAGCAGGGACGCCCGCGCGCTGCTGCGCGTTGTGCGAAGCGGCAAAACAGGCTAG
- a CDS encoding putative bifunctional diguanylate cyclase/phosphodiesterase, whose protein sequence is MSDQKGQDSAENVWHAAATGNGQAPDPVGEHAPRPGGTPHDAGRDPLPDLPPPTAPLSAVASGHAPHASPQISPDPATAPAPAPAPYDDAPSRARHAVPFPHAPSHLPEGDTAQSFRVLADHLADWESWEDASGKVVFVTPACQRITGYSLESFRANARFIEGIMHPEDLPLWRKHRDMVASGAEMVEVEVRVRTQDGRERWLACTSRRLHDADGASLGVRFSGRDVTDRKIMLTQMKHQAWHDPLTGLPNRALCLDRIDRSLHRARRGADNVCAVAFLDLDRFKVVNDSMGNAAGDQVLREVARRLAENTRTIDTVSRLGSDEFILLLDEVRSEEEALITVRRICASIEPPLEVAGRQIRISASVGVVMNRGGGNADEMLRNANIAMHHVKEHGGDGMAVFQPSMLEQAMNLMQLEIDLHRALDNNEFFLVYQPIMSLHDRKLTGFEALVRWNHPDRGIVGPSEFIPVSESTGQIHQVGRWVLAEACRALGAWREQQPSMRGVVMHVNLSARQLSQPGLVEQVAAVLRETGLPARCLKLEVTETMLMENPDYANMVLRRLKEIGVRLCIDDFGTGYSSLSYLQQFPIDTLKVDQSFVARMCREPGHFKIVQAVVALAHSLGLDVVAEGVEEEEQRIMLSELSCEGGQGYLFSRPVPGEDVPAMFGPKGH, encoded by the coding sequence GTGAGCGACCAGAAGGGACAGGACTCTGCGGAGAACGTGTGGCACGCCGCAGCCACCGGGAACGGCCAGGCGCCGGACCCGGTGGGCGAACACGCCCCGCGCCCCGGCGGCACGCCGCATGATGCCGGGCGGGATCCCCTGCCCGATCTGCCCCCGCCCACCGCGCCCCTTTCCGCCGTGGCTTCCGGCCACGCCCCCCATGCCTCGCCGCAGATTTCCCCGGACCCCGCGACCGCCCCTGCACCCGCCCCTGCACCCTATGACGACGCCCCCTCCCGCGCCCGTCACGCCGTGCCCTTTCCGCATGCCCCGTCCCACCTGCCAGAGGGCGACACCGCACAGAGCTTCCGCGTGCTGGCCGATCACCTGGCCGACTGGGAAAGCTGGGAGGACGCCAGCGGCAAGGTGGTGTTCGTCACCCCCGCCTGCCAGCGCATCACCGGCTATTCCCTGGAATCGTTCCGCGCTAACGCCCGGTTCATCGAGGGCATCATGCACCCCGAGGATCTGCCCCTGTGGCGCAAGCACCGCGACATGGTGGCGTCCGGCGCGGAGATGGTCGAGGTGGAGGTGCGCGTGCGCACCCAGGACGGTCGCGAACGCTGGCTGGCCTGCACCAGCCGCCGCCTGCACGACGCCGATGGCGCGTCGCTGGGGGTGCGCTTCAGCGGGCGCGACGTCACCGACCGCAAGATCATGCTTACCCAGATGAAGCACCAGGCCTGGCACGACCCGCTCACCGGGTTGCCCAACCGCGCCCTGTGCCTGGACCGCATCGACCGTTCGCTGCACCGCGCCCGGCGCGGGGCGGACAACGTGTGCGCCGTGGCCTTCCTGGACCTGGACCGCTTCAAGGTGGTCAACGATTCCATGGGCAACGCCGCGGGTGACCAGGTGCTGCGCGAGGTGGCCCGCCGTCTGGCCGAGAACACTCGCACCATCGACACCGTGTCGCGCCTGGGCAGCGACGAATTCATCCTGCTGCTGGACGAGGTGCGCTCTGAAGAAGAAGCCCTGATCACGGTGCGGCGCATCTGCGCCTCTATCGAGCCGCCGCTGGAGGTGGCGGGCCGCCAGATCCGCATTTCCGCCAGCGTGGGCGTGGTGATGAACCGGGGCGGCGGCAACGCCGACGAGATGCTGCGCAACGCCAACATCGCCATGCACCACGTGAAGGAACACGGCGGCGACGGCATGGCGGTGTTCCAGCCTTCCATGCTCGAGCAGGCCATGAACCTGATGCAACTGGAAATCGACCTGCACAGGGCGCTGGACAACAACGAATTCTTCCTGGTCTACCAGCCCATCATGTCGCTGCACGATCGCAAGCTGACCGGGTTCGAGGCGCTGGTGCGCTGGAACCACCCGGACCGGGGCATCGTGGGGCCGTCGGAATTCATTCCCGTGTCCGAATCCACCGGGCAGATCCACCAGGTGGGGCGCTGGGTGCTGGCAGAGGCGTGCCGGGCCCTGGGCGCCTGGCGCGAACAGCAGCCCTCCATGCGCGGCGTGGTCATGCACGTGAACCTTTCGGCGCGGCAGCTTTCACAGCCGGGCCTTGTGGAACAGGTGGCCGCCGTGCTGCGTGAAACGGGCCTGCCCGCCAGGTGCCTGAAGCTGGAAGTGACCGAAACCATGCTGATGGAAAACCCGGACTACGCCAACATGGTGTTGCGCAGGCTGAAGGAAATCGGCGTGCGGCTGTGCATCGACGACTTCGGCACCGGGTATTCCTCGCTCAGCTACCTGCAACAGTTCCCCATCGACACCCTGAAGGTGGACCAGAGCTTCGTGGCGCGCATGTGCCGCGAGCCGGGGCATTTCAAGATCGTGCAGGCCGTGGTGGCGCTGGCGCACAGCCTTGGCCTGGACGTGGTGGCCGAGGGCGTGGAGGAAGAGGAACAGCGCATCATGCTGTCCGAACTTTCGTGCGAGGGCGGCCAGGGCTATCTGTTCTCGCGCCCCGTGCCGGGCGAGGACGTGCCCGCCATGTTCGGACCCAAGGGGCACTAG
- a CDS encoding bacteriohemerythrin — protein sequence MRHVEWSNRFSVGVPELDAQHVRIIELLNDMAEAAASPEDGSRLRAVLSGLKAHAAAHFSAEEAVVRQVAPELLAFHQGEHLKFLSRVREFTLALDEDAHPPMLPLEMFHFLKSWFEDHILGVDMQYAARLRHGFDGGAGPVTGTDPGQPE from the coding sequence ATGCGTCATGTGGAGTGGTCGAACCGGTTCAGCGTGGGCGTTCCCGAACTGGACGCCCAGCATGTCCGCATCATCGAACTGCTGAACGACATGGCCGAGGCCGCCGCCAGCCCGGAGGACGGCAGCCGCCTGCGTGCCGTGCTGTCCGGCCTGAAGGCCCATGCCGCCGCGCATTTTTCGGCCGAAGAAGCCGTGGTGCGCCAGGTGGCCCCGGAACTGCTGGCCTTTCATCAGGGCGAACACCTGAAGTTTCTTTCGCGGGTGCGCGAATTCACGCTGGCCCTCGACGAGGACGCCCACCCGCCCATGCTGCCGCTGGAGATGTTCCACTTCCTGAAGTCGTGGTTCGAAGACCACATCCTGGGCGTGGACATGCAGTATGCGGCGCGGCTGCGCCACGGCTTCGACGGGGGGGCTGGCCCGGTCACGGGGACGGATCCCGGCCAGCCGGAATAG
- a CDS encoding exodeoxyribonuclease III: MLLKLYSWNVNGIRALSGKPEWNWFAGCDGHIVGLQETKAEPEQVPAAHRDPEGWKAWWLASRVKKGYSGVAVFSRVEPLAVHLDMPDPAWQGEGRCIHLEFPAFHYFNIYFPNGGQGEERLNYKLGFYDAFLNHAEELRRHKPIVVCGDFNTAHRPIDLARPKDNEGISGFLPIERAWMDRFTAAGYVDTFRLVQGDTPHAYSWWSYKTRARERNVGWRIDYFFVSEELRGAVRDAWIDMHVMGSDHCPVGLALDVDM; encoded by the coding sequence GTGCTGCTCAAACTGTATTCCTGGAACGTCAACGGCATCCGCGCCCTGAGCGGCAAGCCGGAATGGAACTGGTTCGCCGGGTGCGACGGCCACATCGTGGGCCTGCAGGAAACCAAGGCCGAGCCGGAACAGGTGCCCGCCGCCCACCGCGATCCGGAGGGCTGGAAGGCGTGGTGGCTGGCCTCGCGGGTGAAGAAGGGCTACTCCGGGGTGGCCGTGTTCAGCCGGGTGGAACCGCTGGCCGTGCACCTGGACATGCCCGACCCCGCCTGGCAGGGCGAAGGCCGGTGCATCCATCTGGAATTTCCGGCCTTCCACTATTTCAACATCTACTTTCCCAACGGCGGGCAGGGCGAAGAACGCCTGAACTACAAGCTGGGCTTCTACGACGCCTTCCTGAACCACGCCGAAGAGTTGCGCCGCCACAAGCCCATCGTGGTCTGCGGCGACTTCAACACCGCGCACCGGCCCATCGACCTTGCCCGACCCAAGGACAACGAGGGCATCTCCGGCTTTCTGCCCATCGAACGGGCCTGGATGGACCGCTTCACGGCGGCGGGCTACGTGGACACCTTCCGGCTGGTGCAGGGCGACACGCCCCACGCCTATTCGTGGTGGTCGTACAAGACCCGCGCCCGCGAACGCAACGTGGGCTGGCGCATCGACTATTTCTTCGTGTCCGAGGAACTGCGCGGCGCGGTGCGCGACGCATGGATAGACATGCACGTCATGGGGTCGGACCACTGCCCGGTGGGGCTGGCGCTGGACGTGGACATGTAG
- a CDS encoding fumarate reductase encodes METDCIAPARPRSRADGWLDWVQMATGAALALFACMHMMLLSTVLFGAGALNGMSAVMDALHLETVGGIGIAIVFCVHATVAARKIPFKAAQAATAWRHARLLHHPETWAWVAQVVTAFILAVFITIHIWTGLTDLPVQALKSAVRVQHGGWFWVFLLVLPALALHLVIGAWRAGVKWGVITRENRAAITRKGLYLIAGFLCLSLFTLLRFRLLSLD; translated from the coding sequence ATGGAAACGGACTGCATCGCCCCGGCCCGGCCACGATCCCGCGCCGACGGCTGGCTCGACTGGGTGCAGATGGCCACGGGGGCGGCGCTGGCGCTGTTCGCCTGCATGCACATGATGCTGCTTTCCACCGTGCTGTTCGGCGCGGGCGCCCTGAACGGGATGTCCGCCGTCATGGACGCGCTGCACCTGGAAACCGTGGGCGGCATCGGCATTGCCATCGTGTTCTGCGTTCACGCCACGGTGGCCGCCCGCAAGATTCCCTTCAAGGCCGCGCAGGCCGCCACCGCCTGGCGCCACGCGCGCCTGCTGCACCACCCGGAAACCTGGGCCTGGGTCGCGCAGGTGGTCACCGCGTTCATCCTTGCGGTGTTCATCACCATCCACATCTGGACGGGGCTTACCGACCTGCCGGTACAGGCGCTGAAAAGCGCCGTGCGCGTGCAGCATGGCGGCTGGTTCTGGGTGTTTCTGCTGGTGCTGCCCGCTCTGGCGCTGCATCTGGTCATCGGGGCGTGGCGCGCCGGGGTGAAGTGGGGCGTCATCACCCGCGAGAATCGTGCCGCCATCACCCGCAAGGGCCTGTACCTGATTGCCGGGTTCCTGTGCCTGTCGCTGTTCACCCTGCTGCGTTTCCGACTGCTGTCGCTGGACTAG